The Citrus sinensis cultivar Valencia sweet orange chromosome 4, DVS_A1.0, whole genome shotgun sequence DNA segment aaagaaataataataataataaaaagaataaccTCCTTTACACGGCAATTAGTTCCGTTTGtttcatcttttaattttattgaaggaAATGTCCTCTCTCTACACTTTCTAGCTCCTACTCTTTATCCTCTTATTTCCCTCCTCCACCCCCTTTTCTTAGCAATTCGTGTAATTGCTTACATTAAATATGTCTCAGCAAGCAGTGACGACTATGATTCTCCCAAGTATGCATCTACTTCTTAACTtgcaaattcatttatttattttttgtaaaccATGATTATATTCTGCTATAAACCTGGACTTTCATATGTTCTGAAATGCAGCTAAGAGGTGAACCAAAAGGAAAATAGTAGTACGTTGATACATTTCTTAGTCTAAGGATTTATTTGGAATTAATATATGTGTGGCTGATCTAGCGCATATGCGCATATTCCACAGCTTTGttcattgatttttgtttggttgtttaaaatcttattagaattttgttaaacattactgttaaaatgatttatagTGACAACTTAAAAAAGTGTAACTGTAAGCTCACCGTGGTCTAGATGCCTCTTATATCTTTGATATCACCATAGAGTATTCAGATTATCAATGTACTTCACATCTCTTAAAATTAATGCATGTTTCAGCTTCCTTGTCTAAATTTTGGGCAATTAAGCTTCATTTCTGTTTCTAATGAGtgacaataaattaaagtcaTTAGCAGTTTGATGATGAGGAAAACAATGGAGGTAATTCCCCCAAGCTTTCGGAAACTGTGGAAGGAATGGGATCTGCGAGTGACGGTTCTCCTTAGCCTGACCCTCCAAATAGTACTCGTCGTTTTGGGTAACCGCAGAAAGTTTGATTCCAAGCTTTGGATCAGAATTGTTGTCTGGTCTGCATACTTGGCTGCAGACTCGGTGGCGACTTTTGCTCTTGGTATTCTTTCAGGCAACCTCACAGATTTGTTTGATGAACACGTCAAAACTCTCGATGCAAACACAGAATTAGAAGCATTCTGGGCTCCATTTCTGCTTGTACACCTGGGTGGTCCGGATACTATAACTGCTTATTCCTTGGAAGATAACGAACTCTGGTTGAGGCATCTGCTTGGACTAATTGTCCAGACAACAATTGCTTTCTATGTCTTTCTTATGGCTTGGACAGGTGGTTCCCATCTTTCGATTCTGTCCATTCCGATGTTTGTTGTTGCGTTTATCAAGTATGGAGAACGAACGTGGGTGCTCCGGTCAGCTGTCAACGAGAAACTCAGACAGTCCTTGTTCACAAGTACTTCTCATCGTCATGATTCTAGTTCCAGTTCCAGAGACATTGACTTGTTTCGTGATGAATACAAAGTTAAGAATGACGAGGGATATATTACAACGAGAAGAACAGTAATGGCTTCCGAGGTTCAGCTTCCAGTAGATTTCTCAGTCATTGTTGATTGCAGTAACTCCCTTccttacaaagaaaaattgctGACTGTGTATGGATATCTGCAACTAACTAAGTGCCTTTTTTTGGACGCCGGACTCAGCTCTAGAGACAGAGACAGTAGCAAATCTGTCTTCAGATATCTTTCTTCAGAGGATGCTTTTGAAGTTGTTGAAATGGAGCTTGGACTGATATATGATTTGCTATACACCAAAGCACCGCTACTATATACTCTTTGGGGGCTGGCCCTTCGCCTGCTCACTTTCTTTGTCACCTGTTGTGTGCTGGTGCTCTTCACTTTTCTTCAGCAAAAACAACAGTATGAATCAAAAGTTGATCTTTCCATAACATTCTTGTTGTTAGTCTTTCCAATTATCCTAGAGATATATTCAGCAATGTTTATGCTGATCCCTTCGGATCAATTTCTCATTTGGTTAGTTAGGCGTAACAGTGTTTCCACATTGCATTATGCCCtttcttctttattaaaaagtcCTAGGTGGTCGCATAAAATGTGTCAGCTCAGTTTGCTAAGCTTCATTGTAGTCGAACCCAAACACCCGCCTTGCCACAGAATACTTAAGCTCTCAGGCATTGAGAAAAAGCTGGAAAAGCAATGGTGGGTAGATCATGAAGAAGTCCCTAAAGTCCTTAAAGAAGTGATCTTCCGGTTCTTCAAGGAGAAAGCTATGGAAACGAAGCCATGGGAAAGCAATAGCAAATCTTTGATTGTGCCTGGTGCCAAAAGAAATGTTGATGCTGGTGACAAACTGATTACTGAGGCTGCTCCAAACTTTGAAGATGACCTTGGGGAAAACATTCTCTTCTGGCACATTATTACAGAAGTTTTCTTCTGCTTAGATGAGCAAACCTTTGAAGCAGACATTGCTGTACATTGTAAGtcaatcaaacaaatttcaaGATATATGTTCTATCTGTTAGTGGCGCATCCCTCCATGTTCTCAGTTGGAGTACTGGATATGAGTAGCTTTGAACATACAGTTCATCGTGTTAGGGATAAAATACAAGTAGAAGTTCCTGAAGATCATATTCATGATCGAAAGACGGTATGTAGAGATCTGGTTGACGAAGATTACTATACAAAATTTCACGGCTCAGACAGACTTTTATACAATGCAACGTGTGCAGCTGCCCATCTAATGAAGAAATACGGAGACCaggttgaaattaatttaaaaccaTCCtactaatttatttgtatttttgaaataaacaactaATGATTAATTGATGTTGTAATTATGATTGACGGGGACAGGGTCTAGCAGAgaaatggaatgaattgggcTGCACTTGGTTGAAAATTCTGGCACTAGCAGCACGCAAGACTAAAGGAAACCAGCATGGTCAACAACTACGAGGTGGTGGTGAATTACTCACTCATGTTTGGCTTCTCATGGCTCATTTTGGTTTAACCGACCACTTCCAGATAGAACCACTAATAAATAGACTtcatgttaaataattaattaggaaaCCACAAGTTGCGTGTAGTGTATATATTTAACATTAATAAGCGTGTCCAACCCCCTTGAGGGGCTTGattattagttatataatGATATTTATGAGACTTCTATTTCTCGTTCTGTTTTAGCCTAATTGTTACTAGGCTCCAATgtatcaaaaacaaaaaaaacattaatatgAGTGTCCGTATTGTCACATGATAATGAATAAGAGTGtcatcttataataatttggttCTTCTAATTACTTTCGCAAAATAGTTTCCATCTGTTGTCTCAATATCACACAACACGTGTTCACATAAGACATATTTACTATAAAGGCCTGTGATTGAAACTTTTTGTGTAACTAAACTTCTagcaaacatatatataagtgttcaaatatgaaatttaatgcTCATAAACCCCacagtttatatattttttcagattctttccgcactttaaaatattgaactAGAAAactcatctctctctctctctctctctatatatatatatatatatagacagaTTAGCAGCCCTCTAAAAATATCCTTAGTTTTACActcattaatatccattaaaTTTGAGATGAATTAACAGATAAgatttattgaaattgaatatttaagaatttttagtattttctcTCTTCGTGTGAACCTCCCAAATCTTTCTCTCTCCATGCTCTCTCACTccctctctcttctcttctcttctcttctcttctttttttaattcctcattttctatttgattttttatcactataaaaaattttatactcTCTCCAAATTCATTTCACGGAAAACATCTGAAAGCATAAAAGATTTGGTATATTGtcattgttttataaattttttatgagatGGCAATTTTCCCGAAGGAGGCAGCTACTCACaatttttgagttcaaagACATTTAAACTCCTTAGATTGGTAAATGATATCATTCACTTTGTGAGAACAGTGTTGCCTTGATAGAATCATATTTCTGAGACTGTGGTTGACAAGTAAGATTATATAGgactaaatattataatttgattgGGTTAGATTGAATTAGATTAAGTTGTTTTATACGGTATTGTCTTATATTTCGTACAATATCTGATTAGATAACGTTAAGttatatttaaatacaaaaacataaatattatgaatatttaacagtaatattaaaattaaaagttaactaataaaagcattaaatatatagtaaattcATATTGggttgttataattttaatgaacaaatataaattaataaagctatttaattacttttttatcaaatattttagatatattttactttatcaAAAAGAtagcaaataataaatataaaataaattaattactagTGTTGATGAGGTAATTGGTGAGTCATACCACCTCAAAAAGGTAAGAATCTCCAGAGAGGAAAATCGAATCCCTCAAAGACGGGGACAAAGCCTGTCAGGTGAGAATTCAGGAACCCTTGAGATGACAAATATGGAAACTCTAATTTAAACCGTGACCGAGGTCAAAATCGTCAAACCAACAAGGCTAAAATGTCGGGATGATGCTTATCACCAAGAAAGAATTACGAGAATACTATAAAATGACTAAAGAAGTTGGCTACAAAACCACTACGCCCACAACACGCCCCAGAAATGGGGGGATCGCCCCCCACTCTGAGAATCACTCTCCATTTTCTTCTCATGGAAGCATTTTAAGGTAAAAAATTAGCATGAAAGAGGTATGACCACTCAAGCAAACTAAAAACACTTcgattttaattcaaaaggcACTCTACTGACCTAAGCATTAGAGTGGGTATGTCGGAGACCACCTTCTCCGGCCCcatttgactattttcttgtttgttaCCGTGTGTACAAGTTACCTCCATCTATTGAACTTGGTTCGACCTCAGGCAGGAAAAAATCAAGCGTCAACAACCGGTATCATTTAatttcatgattatttttaatattacattagtaattattaaattaatacaattaattattgtaataaattattaaataattaaatttattgaaataaaagtatcaatttaattagaatatgaaaacaaaataaaaaatttcaagtaatcattaataaaataattaatatatttattaaattttaagtaaaaataataaatggtgctatatatgaaagaaatattacaaatggataattttttttcttttattctaatCCCATCTGAACCCACTTAAAAATTGTGATTGCTaatgttatatttaaatttagtccTCCCCAAGTCAATCCATTGAAAGttgacaaatataaaataaattatttaatcataaaattagcCTAATCCCACACTGAGTCCAAAACATAACCTAAATCAATCTCTAGTTCCTTTATATTCAGAGGTGGTTGCAGGGTTTCAAGAAGAGGCTGTCGTCCCCGTTCTTCCTCCTTTCTCCCAGTGGCTAATTAATCTAATTCATGTATTTCCATTATGAGGGtacaactaaaattaattgaaaaaaaattataaaaatatgacGACATACCAATTCTTCTATGGTTTCAGATGTTTTCaaggaaattaatttgaagagATAACAGAAACTTTTGCggctaagaaaaaaaatcaaacggAAAGTAAgggattaaaaaatacaagagaagagaagagagacttagggatggcaaaatccgggtccgggtccgggtttagcCTTTCCGGATCCGGACCCGgataccattttctttttccgaACCCGGATTTTTTCACCCGgttccgggtccgggttcaacccggaaAAATCCGGATTTTAAACCCGGATCAATGaatcaatattaatttctaaaattctaaaaataaaaaattaatacatttctAAACAATAACACATTtagattaatcaataaaattaattaaaaaataatattaaaattaaatatccgggtccgggttccggATGTCCGGGTTAAcctaaacccggacccggatataTCCggattattaaaatttattccggacccgaatttttttatattccgGTGCGGGTTTAACCCGGCCCGGATTATCCGGGTTCgtccgggtccgggccgggtccgggttatTTTGCCATCCTTAAGAGAGACGGCGCATGCgtagagagagaaaacatAGGAGCAAGAATGATTTGGGAGTGAAGTCCTCacgaagagaaaaaaaaaattaaattacaataaatctcattcattaattcaaatcaaatttaatagaaattaataagTGTACAACTAAAGTtgctcttattaatttattgatctGCATGTACGTGGATgcgtacatacatacatattctAACAAAgaatttcttaaattattaaattaagaaatttataGAGGTGCCAAATAGTCTaagttgaataaattaattaattaataattgttggCCCTCCTGTCCCCTCCCCTCCAGGCCCTCTTGTAGGTCTGAGCCTCTGACAGTGCTAGTCACTGTTTACTTGTTTAGGTTGGAGTGAGAGAGTTCAAGTCCATATCTTAAATTCAAGCGGGGTGTTGTATATGGGCCTACCGCTTACCCACAAATGATTCGCTGTTTAGTTTTAGAGAGGGACTATTAGCACCCCTCTAAAATCGTTTTAAAATTccctttttaattatatttcactTAATACTAaaagtatcatttttttaaataaatactattgTCATTTATAAATTGTACAATTTCTAATAACTTTCTCATCCTTTTAgtcttaataattatattcttctcttcaaactttctttatcatttaatttataaaaaaaaatctaatagaaaaagtaagaaaaaccttataaaatattgaatattttatgagtccaatacaattttatacatataaactttCGGTGCAATAATTAGTTTGagaattcttaaaaaattatttgcagtgagataaaattttatttaatttattttctcacaaTGTTGTATCCTAATTTTGTTGCTACATATATTACAAGAGTATTGTTTTGGCTTAAAAATTTACttcttaaatttagattaatcaaatgataaaaaaattatagattgcCTCTTAAATTCAGATTatactaatgattaaaaaaatttatattgtgcaagcaaaatgaaattgaagagagaaagaaaatataaatgagattagttatatttatgtttgtctttaaatgtaattataacATCATAACAGTTTTATAAGATCAATGaaagggtgccaatagtccaactcttagttttatattgtttttggGCTTATTCATGAATTGGACCCCCTCAATTATCTCATCAGCAAATCAACTAATtaacctcatttattttttaaaattatccttattaaaaaaatgaaaatttaagtttctttaattttattgattaattctctcccattttctctctctcacttcTCCTCTCTCAcatctctttcaatttcttgaaTTAATTCACAATTTGAATCCATAATTAACTCTTAAAACAaactcaaaattgaaattgttcaaatattgggttatcatacaaaattaaaatcaatacaaTTGAGAACAATAGATAGAGGTCATTCATGcacacacaataaaaaataaaaataaaaagtgaaatGGGCACCAACAGCAGGTCCGACGTGCCTATTTCGATGCTTAATTAACTATTAGAGTATTTGGAGATAAgagaaataatttgaaattggCTTAGTAGCTCTATGGCATAAGTGAGCTCACCCATTTCAGaatgttttcttcttttatagaGAATTTATGTAACACCCCAAAAATTACCCATGAAAACataagagtaaaattaaaatgaaacctCACatcatttattcttattaataaatctCAAGATAGACAATCATGATTCATACTCCAATTGAATCCTTACATAAAACATATGAAATAAAGTCtccaaagaaaaatctctaaTCCAAAATAAGAAGTCTAGccaaatttaatctttaaaacaACTCCAAAGATCCACTAAGAAAAATTCTCCATCTAAGAACCCACGCCATATCTCTAATCAATCTGCAAAATATTGGAGAAgaggggtgagccgtcaactcggtaagCAAATCCatgcataatatttgaaaacctTTGTCATATAcctttaaacattttataacAACATCTTCATTTAGCATAAGGGGTggattcatataaaaacattaaaacatttataaaaacattaaagcGTAACCATTGGTAGCTCATGCCTCGTAgtcatcatcattcatcatttAGGGTGTTATACCCCGCATTATTCCTCATTCAGGGTACTATACCCTACATTATTCATAACATCCTTGTGCACAAGGTCATCATCATACCAGCAAGCTGGCCATAACATTACATAACATCACAACATTAGCATCATATACATTACTACAGACGATGAaccaaaacattttttaatccaCCTTACATCCTTTCATAAATAGCATTTTAACTCTTCTAAAACATTTAAGAACCTTTCTTTGATCATTTAATTCCtttagaaaattctttaagaaaatattttgtttaaaaaaactagtttcttaagaaaaattcattttaaaatacatttatataaattcattttaaaaagtttttactttgaaaaattcatttaaatattttagaagtcagttttgtaaaaaatttaatttaaacataattcttataacataaattgcatttattataaagCACATCATGCATGAATCTACTTACCTCGATTTGTAGCAATCAATTCAATACCTCAAGAACAACCAACGAGCTCACCCACGTCCtataatcatcataaaaaaattcttatcaaTATCATCTCTAACCTTAAACATAGTCCTAATCATCCTTAAATCATAGACACTAATACTAGCTtaatacttatacatattcTAAACATATCCTATACTTATGAGTATCCTGCACATGCTGATTTTTAATAACCTATACACATGTCGGAAAACCATGAAAATTTACAGAGCCACTGTGAACATGCATAGCATTCCATacaatattttacaaaaatcagcacaaatcaaacttgagtcaGAATATTGACCTTTCACCGAAGTAATAAAACTGTCCAGCACTGACCAAAACAGACCTTTTCCACttagaaaattcataaaatattctttgGTACTCGAAATAATAtgcttattttttctaattacagAAGACACATTCAAAaagcatataattaaaattcataatttttggactccataaactattttaaaacGTTTTATTTCCGAGAACATCTAACCCGTCCAGAAAATTCCAGATTTGAAAacagaatttcaaaaattcgtatcttttattttacatgcCCAAAAATCGTGATTCCAGTTTTTAAAGACAGaggaaatatttaaatttcattataaaatcCTAACATGGCATGTAATATTCATAAACTAGCCCAACTGTTACACGTTCAGCTTCTGCAATTCTGGAAAACAGTTTCTAGATTTGCAGCAGCCATATGTTacgatttttaataattcaaccATAAAGAATAAAACTACGAAATTAAACATGCAAGCATAGGAGACATAGATCTGTTGACAAAAAAATCgtcataatttttaaggatgtGTAACCTTATAGAAAAATTTCCAGAATTGAGAATCGCTGCTGAAAATCGGAATTTTCCAGCACCAGTAACCCAACTTCGAAAACCCATAGCAATTTGCATACTCAGACGATTCCAACACAAAACCTATCAATGGAAAGCTTAGGATGTCTAGTTGCATGATATGTAAGCATATACGTGattctaaataaagaaaacgaTTTTCAAGCAAGGAATAGAGAGTGTTCATATCATCACAACATTACAAACACACATATATTACTTAAATCATACTACAAGTAATTAAAGGTagacaatttataaaaataaatcatataagtCTAAGAAATACTTAATACCTTAAGGCAAACACTAAGAAAAGAAGTGATAAcactttcttttccttctccaAAAACttatgtttctttcttttctttctaggGTTTGTAACGgtgtagaaaataaaagacgGCTTCTTAAAAAGATGGCTTCCTCTTAAATActtggtaattaataatattttttaaaaaaaactaataacttACGTAACTTATTTAAaccaatttgataaattttactcaCACACAAACACTCAATGATAACTATcatattcaatttaataagggtaaaagaggaaaaaataaataaataaaagtgggCATTACAATTTAGATGCTTGGGAGCTACTTTATGGAGACATGGAATTATGTTCTACGGGGCCTCTTAGTTAGAGATCGGTATTGGTTGGGTTGAATAGATTCAACCTATTATTGAATggattaagataaaattaacataacctaattaaataaatatgtttaatccaatccaactcaattctttaattattgagtTGTATTGGGTTGATCGGGTTGAAggtcaaatcaaaattaaatattaaaaaaaatatggaacttgaaataaaagtcaaatataactatataaatttattatgacataaaaattttattcactttCTAGTGTTTGATAAAGAAAGCTAAACAATCAACtatcttaaaattaagaaagttTCAACTATGACCTTGTAGACTTTATTCCTAACTTCTCCCATCttttttctgaatttcacATTTAGAACTTTTAGATAATTAGCTAGCATcatgtataataataaaatgaaagtgatatataattatgtacaACTAAGtgtttactaaaaaaataaagagaaattgaaaccaacttgctttcaaaattaaacttataagataataaattcAGTAATATGAGAGagtgattttaattttggaattaTATAGTTTACAGTAGTAGATGTGAGAATGAAATGATACCttctattagaaaaaaaggattaaaaattGGGTTAGACGTTTAGGTCttgataattttacaattaaggattaatatatcattattattattattattattattcatgtGGGTTGAGTTACGTTAGATGGGttcataataatcaatttaacccaacccaattattatttgggttagaaaaaattaacccAATTAACCCACAATA contains these protein-coding regions:
- the LOC102624906 gene encoding uncharacterized protein LOC102624906, coding for MSQQAVTTMILPIISSLMMRKTMEVIPPSFRKLWKEWDLRVTVLLSLTLQIVLVVLGNRRKFDSKLWIRIVVWSAYLAADSVATFALGILSGNLTDLFDEHVKTLDANTELEAFWAPFLLVHLGGPDTITAYSLEDNELWLRHLLGLIVQTTIAFYVFLMAWTGGSHLSILSIPMFVVAFIKYGERTWVLRSAVNEKLRQSLFTSTSHRHDSSSSSRDIDLFRDEYKVKNDEGYITTRRTVMASEVQLPVDFSVIVDCSNSLPYKEKLLTVYGYLQLTKCLFLDAGLSSRDRDSSKSVFRYLSSEDAFEVVEMELGLIYDLLYTKAPLLYTLWGLALRLLTFFVTCCVLVLFTFLQQKQQYESKVDLSITFLLLVFPIILEIYSAMFMLIPSDQFLIWLVRRNSVSTLHYALSSLLKSPRWSHKMCQLSLLSFIVVEPKHPPCHRILKLSGIEKKLEKQWWVDHEEVPKVLKEVIFRFFKEKAMETKPWESNSKSLIVPGAKRNVDAGDKLITEAAPNFEDDLGENILFWHIITEVFFCLDEQTFEADIAVHCKSIKQISRYMFYLLVAHPSMFSVGVLDMSSFEHTVHRVRDKIQVEVPEDHIHDRKTVCRDLVDEDYYTKFHGSDRLLYNATCAAAHLMKKYGDQGLAEKWNELGCTWLKILALAARKTKGNQHGQQLRGGGELLTHVWLLMAHFGLTDHFQIEPLINRLHVK